A region of Saimiri boliviensis isolate mSaiBol1 chromosome 8, mSaiBol1.pri, whole genome shotgun sequence DNA encodes the following proteins:
- the ATP5F1C gene encoding ATP synthase F(1) complex subunit gamma, mitochondrial isoform X2 produces MFSRAGVSGLSAWTLQPQWIQARNMATLKDITRRLKSIKNIQKITKSMKMVAAAKYARAERELKPARIYGLGSLALYEKADIKGPEDKKKHLLIGVSSDRGLCGAIHSSIAKQMKSEVATLTAAGKEVMLVGIGDKIRGILYRTHSDQFLAAFKEVGRKPPTFGDASVIALELLNSGYEFDEGSIIFNRFRSVISYKTEEKPIFSLNTIASAESMSIYDDIDADVLQNYQEYSLANIIYYSLKESTTSEQSARMTAMDNASKNASEMIDKLTLTFNRTRQAVITKELIEIISGAAAL; encoded by the exons ATGTTCTCTCGCGCGGGCGTCTCTGGGCTGTCGGCCTGGACCTTGCAGCCGCAATG GATTCAAGCTCGAAATATGGCAACTTTGAAAGACA TTACCAGACGACTGAAGTCCATCAAAAACATCCAGAAAATTACGAAGTCTATGAAAATGGTAGCAGCAGCAAAATACGCCCGAGCTGAGAGAGAGCTGAAACCAGCTCGAATATATGGATTGGGATCTTTGG ctCTGTATGAGAAAGCTGATATCAAGGGGCCTGAAGACAAGAAGAAACACCTTCTTATTGGTGTGTCCTCAGATCGAGGACTGTGTGGTGCTATTCACTCCTCCATTGCTAAACAGATGAAAAGCGAGGTTGCTACACTAACAGCAGCTGGGAAAGAAGTTATGCTTGTTGGAATTGGTGACAAAATCAGAGGCATACTTTATAG GACTCATTCTGACCAGTTTCTAGCGGCATTCAAAGAAGTGGGAAGAAAGCCCCCTACTTTTGGAGATGCGTCGGTCATTGCCCTTGAATTACTCAATTCTGGATATGAATTTGATGAAGGCTCCATCATCTTTAATCGATTCAG GTCTGTCATCTCCTATAAGACAGAGGAAAAGCCCATCTTTTCCCTTAATACCATTGCAAGTGCTG AGAGCATGAGTATCTACGATGATATTGATGCTGATGTGCTGCAAAATTACCAAGAATACAGTCTGGCCAACATCATCTACTATTCTCTGAAGGAGTCCACCACTAGTGAGCAGAGTGCCAGGATGACAGCCATGGACAATGCCAGCAAGAATGCTT ctGAGATGATTGACAAATTGACATTGACATTCAACCGTACCCGCCAAGCTGTCATCACAAAGGAGTTGATTGAAATCATCTCTGGTGCTGCAGCTCT GTAA
- the ATP5F1C gene encoding ATP synthase F(1) complex subunit gamma, mitochondrial isoform X1: MFSRAGVSGLSAWTLQPQWIQARNMATLKDITRRLKSIKNIQKITKSMKMVAAAKYARAERELKPARIYGLGSLALYEKADIKGPEDKKKHLLIGVSSDRGLCGAIHSSIAKQMKSEVATLTAAGKEVMLVGIGDKIRGILYRTHSDQFLAAFKEVGRKPPTFGDASVIALELLNSGYEFDEGSIIFNRFRSVISYKTEEKPIFSLNTIASAESMSIYDDIDADVLQNYQEYSLANIIYYSLKESTTSEQSARMTAMDNASKNASEMIDKLTLTFNRTRQAVITKELIEIISGAAALD, translated from the exons ATGTTCTCTCGCGCGGGCGTCTCTGGGCTGTCGGCCTGGACCTTGCAGCCGCAATG GATTCAAGCTCGAAATATGGCAACTTTGAAAGACA TTACCAGACGACTGAAGTCCATCAAAAACATCCAGAAAATTACGAAGTCTATGAAAATGGTAGCAGCAGCAAAATACGCCCGAGCTGAGAGAGAGCTGAAACCAGCTCGAATATATGGATTGGGATCTTTGG ctCTGTATGAGAAAGCTGATATCAAGGGGCCTGAAGACAAGAAGAAACACCTTCTTATTGGTGTGTCCTCAGATCGAGGACTGTGTGGTGCTATTCACTCCTCCATTGCTAAACAGATGAAAAGCGAGGTTGCTACACTAACAGCAGCTGGGAAAGAAGTTATGCTTGTTGGAATTGGTGACAAAATCAGAGGCATACTTTATAG GACTCATTCTGACCAGTTTCTAGCGGCATTCAAAGAAGTGGGAAGAAAGCCCCCTACTTTTGGAGATGCGTCGGTCATTGCCCTTGAATTACTCAATTCTGGATATGAATTTGATGAAGGCTCCATCATCTTTAATCGATTCAG GTCTGTCATCTCCTATAAGACAGAGGAAAAGCCCATCTTTTCCCTTAATACCATTGCAAGTGCTG AGAGCATGAGTATCTACGATGATATTGATGCTGATGTGCTGCAAAATTACCAAGAATACAGTCTGGCCAACATCATCTACTATTCTCTGAAGGAGTCCACCACTAGTGAGCAGAGTGCCAGGATGACAGCCATGGACAATGCCAGCAAGAATGCTT ctGAGATGATTGACAAATTGACATTGACATTCAACCGTACCCGCCAAGCTGTCATCACAAAGGAGTTGATTGAAATCATCTCTGGTGCTGCAGCTCT GGATTAA
- the ATP5F1C gene encoding ATP synthase F(1) complex subunit gamma, mitochondrial isoform X3 — protein MEDLGHGIQARNMATLKDITRRLKSIKNIQKITKSMKMVAAAKYARAERELKPARIYGLGSLALYEKADIKGPEDKKKHLLIGVSSDRGLCGAIHSSIAKQMKSEVATLTAAGKEVMLVGIGDKIRGILYRTHSDQFLAAFKEVGRKPPTFGDASVIALELLNSGYEFDEGSIIFNRFRSVISYKTEEKPIFSLNTIASAESMSIYDDIDADVLQNYQEYSLANIIYYSLKESTTSEQSARMTAMDNASKNASEMIDKLTLTFNRTRQAVITKELIEIISGAAALD, from the exons ATGGAAGATCTCGGGCACGG GATTCAAGCTCGAAATATGGCAACTTTGAAAGACA TTACCAGACGACTGAAGTCCATCAAAAACATCCAGAAAATTACGAAGTCTATGAAAATGGTAGCAGCAGCAAAATACGCCCGAGCTGAGAGAGAGCTGAAACCAGCTCGAATATATGGATTGGGATCTTTGG ctCTGTATGAGAAAGCTGATATCAAGGGGCCTGAAGACAAGAAGAAACACCTTCTTATTGGTGTGTCCTCAGATCGAGGACTGTGTGGTGCTATTCACTCCTCCATTGCTAAACAGATGAAAAGCGAGGTTGCTACACTAACAGCAGCTGGGAAAGAAGTTATGCTTGTTGGAATTGGTGACAAAATCAGAGGCATACTTTATAG GACTCATTCTGACCAGTTTCTAGCGGCATTCAAAGAAGTGGGAAGAAAGCCCCCTACTTTTGGAGATGCGTCGGTCATTGCCCTTGAATTACTCAATTCTGGATATGAATTTGATGAAGGCTCCATCATCTTTAATCGATTCAG GTCTGTCATCTCCTATAAGACAGAGGAAAAGCCCATCTTTTCCCTTAATACCATTGCAAGTGCTG AGAGCATGAGTATCTACGATGATATTGATGCTGATGTGCTGCAAAATTACCAAGAATACAGTCTGGCCAACATCATCTACTATTCTCTGAAGGAGTCCACCACTAGTGAGCAGAGTGCCAGGATGACAGCCATGGACAATGCCAGCAAGAATGCTT ctGAGATGATTGACAAATTGACATTGACATTCAACCGTACCCGCCAAGCTGTCATCACAAAGGAGTTGATTGAAATCATCTCTGGTGCTGCAGCTCT GGATTAA